Proteins encoded together in one Mycobacterium simiae window:
- the gndA gene encoding NADP-dependent phosphogluconate dehydrogenase, which produces MSGPDSTDSKTGTAQIGVTGLAVMGSNIARNFAHHGYTVALHNRSVAKTDALLRDHGDEGKFVRSETIAEFLDALEKPRRVLIMVKAGDPTDAVINELADAMEEGDIIIDGGNALYTDTIRREKAMRERGLHFVGAGISGGEEGALNGPSIMPGGPAESYTSLGPLLEEISAHVDGVPCCTHIGPDGSGHFVKMVHNGIEYSDMQLIGEAYQLLRDGLGKTAGEIADVFAEWNKGDLDSYLIEITAEVLRQTDAKTGKPLVDVILDEAEQKGTGRWTVKSALDLGVPVTGIAEAVFARALSGSVTQRKATTGLASGDLGARPTDATQFVEDVRQALYASKIIAYAQGFNQIQAGSAEYDWHITPGDLATIWRGGCIIRAKFLNRIKEAYDEDAELPTLIVAPYFRSAIEAAIDSWRRVVVTATQLGIPVPGFSSALSYYDALRTERLPAALTQGLRDYFGAHTYGRTDEEPDKRFHTLWSADRTEVPA; this is translated from the coding sequence ATGAGTGGCCCGGACTCCACGGATTCGAAGACTGGCACCGCACAGATCGGCGTCACCGGCCTGGCCGTCATGGGATCGAACATCGCCCGCAATTTCGCGCATCACGGTTACACCGTCGCGCTGCACAACCGGTCCGTCGCCAAGACCGATGCGCTGCTGCGAGACCACGGTGACGAGGGCAAGTTCGTGCGGTCGGAGACCATCGCGGAATTCCTGGACGCGCTGGAGAAGCCGCGCCGGGTGCTGATCATGGTGAAGGCGGGCGACCCCACCGACGCCGTCATCAACGAGCTCGCCGACGCCATGGAAGAAGGCGACATCATCATTGACGGCGGCAACGCCCTCTACACCGACACCATCCGCCGCGAGAAGGCGATGCGGGAGCGGGGCCTGCACTTCGTGGGTGCCGGCATCTCCGGGGGCGAGGAGGGTGCGCTGAACGGGCCGTCGATCATGCCCGGCGGTCCGGCTGAGTCCTACACGTCGTTGGGCCCGCTGCTCGAAGAGATCTCCGCGCACGTCGACGGCGTGCCGTGCTGCACCCACATCGGGCCCGACGGCTCCGGCCACTTCGTGAAGATGGTGCACAACGGCATCGAATACTCCGACATGCAGCTGATCGGAGAGGCCTACCAGCTGCTGCGCGACGGCCTCGGCAAGACCGCTGGGGAAATCGCGGACGTCTTCGCCGAATGGAACAAGGGCGACCTGGACAGTTATCTGATCGAAATCACCGCCGAGGTGCTCCGGCAGACCGACGCCAAGACCGGCAAACCGTTGGTGGACGTCATCTTGGACGAAGCCGAGCAGAAGGGCACCGGCCGCTGGACGGTGAAGTCGGCGCTGGACCTGGGCGTGCCGGTCACCGGCATCGCCGAGGCCGTGTTCGCTCGGGCGCTGTCGGGTTCGGTGACCCAGCGCAAGGCCACCACCGGGCTTGCCTCCGGCGACCTGGGTGCGCGGCCCACGGACGCGACGCAATTCGTCGAGGACGTCCGGCAAGCGCTGTACGCGTCCAAGATCATTGCCTACGCCCAGGGCTTCAACCAGATCCAGGCCGGCAGCGCCGAGTACGACTGGCACATCACGCCCGGCGATCTGGCCACCATCTGGCGCGGCGGCTGCATCATCCGCGCGAAGTTCCTCAATCGCATCAAAGAGGCCTACGACGAGGACGCCGAGCTGCCGACGCTGATCGTGGCGCCCTACTTTCGTAGCGCCATCGAGGCCGCCATCGATAGTTGGCGCCGCGTGGTGGTGACCGCGACGCAGTTGGGTATCCCCGTCCCCGGGTTCTCCTCGGCGCTGTCGTACTACGACGCGCTGCGCACCGAACGCCTGCCCGCCGCGCTGACCCAGGGGCTGCGGGACTACTTCGGCGCGCACACCTACGGGCGCACCGACGAGGAGCCGGACAAGCGCTTCCACACGCTGTGGAGCGCGGACCGCACCGAGGTGCCCGCCTAG
- a CDS encoding GuaB1 family IMP dehydrogenase-related protein has protein sequence MKFLNEHRPGYELTYDDVFIVPNRSEVASRFDVDLSTSDGSGTTIPVVVANMTAVAGRRMAETVARRGGIVMLPQDLPITAVQQTVEFIKSRDLVLDTPVVLEPDDSVSDALALIPKRAHGAAVVVFEGRPIGLVTEPSCTGVDRFARVRDVAVTDFVSAPLGTEPRKIFDLLEHASIDVAVVTAADGKLAGVLTRTGALRNGLYTPATDAAGRLRIGAAVGISGDVGAKARSLVEVGVDVLVIDTAHGHQARMLDAIQTVASLDLGVPLAAGNVVSAEGTRDLLGAGADIVKVGVGPGAMCTTRMMTGVGRPQFSAVLECATAARNLGGHVWADGGIRHPRDVALALAAGASNVMIGSWFAGTYESPGDLMRDREDRPYKESYGMASKRAVAARTAADSAFDRARKALFEEGISTSKMGLDPDRGGVEDLLDHITSGLRSTCTYVGAATLTELHEQAVVGVQSAAGFAEGHPLPYGW, from the coding sequence ATGAAGTTTCTCAACGAGCACCGGCCCGGCTACGAGCTGACCTACGACGACGTGTTCATCGTGCCGAACCGGTCGGAGGTCGCGTCTCGGTTCGACGTCGACCTGTCCACCAGCGACGGCTCCGGCACCACCATCCCGGTCGTCGTCGCCAACATGACCGCCGTCGCCGGGCGGCGGATGGCCGAGACCGTCGCGCGGCGCGGCGGCATCGTAATGCTGCCGCAGGATCTCCCGATCACCGCTGTGCAGCAGACGGTCGAGTTCATCAAAAGCCGCGATTTGGTGCTGGACACTCCGGTGGTCCTGGAACCCGACGACTCGGTGTCCGACGCGCTGGCGCTGATCCCCAAGCGGGCTCACGGGGCCGCGGTGGTGGTCTTCGAGGGCCGGCCGATCGGCCTGGTCACCGAGCCGTCCTGCACCGGCGTGGATCGTTTCGCCCGGGTGCGCGACGTGGCCGTGACCGACTTCGTCTCCGCGCCGCTGGGCACCGAGCCGCGCAAGATCTTCGACCTGCTCGAGCACGCCTCAATCGACGTCGCCGTGGTCACCGCCGCGGACGGCAAGCTTGCCGGTGTGCTGACCCGCACCGGGGCGCTGCGTAACGGTCTGTATACCCCGGCCACCGACGCTGCCGGCCGGCTGCGGATTGGCGCGGCCGTCGGCATCAGCGGCGATGTGGGGGCCAAGGCCCGGTCGCTGGTCGAGGTCGGCGTCGACGTGTTGGTCATCGACACCGCGCACGGACACCAGGCCCGGATGCTGGACGCGATCCAGACGGTGGCGTCACTGGACCTCGGTGTGCCGCTGGCGGCCGGCAACGTGGTGTCGGCCGAGGGCACTCGCGACCTGCTGGGCGCGGGCGCCGACATCGTCAAGGTCGGCGTCGGGCCCGGCGCGATGTGCACCACCCGGATGATGACCGGCGTCGGTCGCCCGCAGTTCTCCGCTGTGCTTGAATGCGCCACTGCAGCAAGGAATCTCGGCGGACACGTGTGGGCCGACGGCGGGATCCGGCACCCGCGTGACGTCGCACTGGCGCTGGCCGCCGGGGCATCCAACGTGATGATCGGGTCGTGGTTCGCCGGTACCTACGAGTCGCCCGGTGACCTGATGCGCGATCGTGAGGACCGGCCGTACAAAGAGAGCTACGGCATGGCATCCAAGCGGGCGGTCGCGGCCCGCACCGCCGCGGACAGCGCCTTCGACCGCGCCCGCAAAGCGCTGTTCGAGGAGGGCATCTCCACCTCAAAAATGGGCCTGGACCCCGACCGCGGCGGCGTCGAGGATTTGCTCGACCACATCACGTCCGGACTGCGCAGCACCTGCACCTACGTCGGCGCCGCGACGCTGACCGAGTTGCACGAGCAAGCCGTCGTCGGAGTGCAGTCGGCGGCGGGCTTCGCCGAGGGCCATCCGCTGCCGTACGGCTGGTGA